The Rhizoctonia solani chromosome 1, complete sequence sequence TCGGGAGGTGTTTATATGAATTTGGGAACAGACGGCGGGACGTGTGACGTTTTATTTTCTACTCCTCTGGGTGTTTGAAATCTTACTTGAGCAGACCTTGCCGATTTTTTCTCCCCCTCTCTCCCTCTCTCCTCGATCCGTCTGATAGTTTGCACACTGATATAGTCAAGGGTGTGTGAAACAGGGGCAGTGCTTTTGAGCGTATATAGAGTGTTGGCTGGTAACGCAGGATAAGCGCAGGCCGGGAGTTGTGTACGGTGGTTTGTACTTGTCGGGCGTAAGGGATGTCCGACGGTGTCGCAGTGTCATCGTAGCAGTACAAATTTGCTAGATCTGGGGCTGGCTCGGGTCCAACCTGGGGTCGTCTTATAACGCGCTTGGTCTGGTGTGATCTCTTTGGACTGCTTTCGCCCTCTTTGTCGCTTCCAGCAGCCGGCCACGACTTTGTCCCAACACAGATCGCCCATCGGCTCCCATCATCAGGACATCGaacaaacaacaacaacaagccaACACGACTTGTCAACACGCATTTGGTTAATCGCCCCGCCGCGGCCCTTCTTGCGCTCATCTGTCCTTTGTGACTAGACGCCTGTTGCTTGTTGCACAACTCCATACTCATAATCTCATAATTTCCCACAATTTCCCACAATTTGATCCATAAGCCGACCTGCACTAGTGCCTCTAACTCGAAACTCTGTCTATCCCAATGATATACTCCCTCGCTTCCCGCTGCCCCCTACCGCCCCAACGGCCAACCGGCCCATGTCGCCCGCCATGTGTCCCAAACACAGCGACACCACCCTTACCGCGACACATCCCGAGGTCCTGCCGATGCCCCCGACGCCCACGATGCCTACCGCTACGACGACCGCCCTGCCGGTGCctatgaccagtacaagtatGTGTCTATCTCATTCCCCATGCCTTGCCCACAGACTCACCCCATGTGCAGTGGCGGCAGCCCCAACTACCAGGCTCAAAGCCCCTTGCCGGGAGCGGCCCATCCACCCCCGCCCCCTCCACCGCCACAAGAGTACCCACCCTCGACCGGCACGTCGCCCCACACGCCTGCCCAGCTGCCAGGCCACCCCCATGCTCCTCCACCGCCACATCCCGCCTACCACGACGTCGCTGCCCCGGGCTACCACCCAGCCCCGAGCGCTCTCTACTCGGCATCCACCTATGGTAATCTCAACGGACAAGGCCTCGATCCGGCAGAGCTCCCCAACGATCTGAGTGCCTTGGCCGACGCTCATCCCGGCCAGAAACCCCCGTACCCGTACTCGACCATCATTCGCTACGCGATCCAGGGCAGTCCCCGTCAACGGCTTACTCTGTCGGAGCTCTATGACTATGGAAGCCCGGTCCGTTTTCATTGCTTGCTCGTTCATTCCAATGctcattttttttttctctcatTTGGTCTAGTTTCCCGTGGTTCAAAACAGCAGGGAGTGGATGGAAGGTACCTGTCATCATTAGCCACAATCCGTACGCCGCTAACCGTCGATCCGTAGAACTCGGTACGGCAACCTGTCCTTGAACCGGTGCTTCGAAAAGGTCCCTCGGCCAATCACCGAGCCTGGAAAGGGATCATACTGGACTGTCAACTTGAACGGCCCTGAGGGCACCCGCCGTGTCCGTAAGCGTCGATCCAAAAAGGCCAAGATTGAAGGGAGGCAGGAAACGATGCGGGTAGCCAGGGCCCGTCGGCCACGGACACTGCATCACCGAGTGCTCCTACTCCCTCGCCTCCACCGCCAATCACCGGCGCCAACAGCTCGCCGCTTCCCCCACCCGGCCAGAACGGCTACCCGTCCAACTGGTCTAATGAGAACGAGCGTTGGCAGCAACAGCACACGCCTACTCCTCAGCCTCCGCCACCTCCCGGTCAGAATGGCTATCTCCAGTATCCTCCTGTGGCCCGGATAGCTACGCTCCCAACCCGGCTAATCCTGTGCTCTTTAATCGCCAACCGGCGGGTGGATATCCCCAGCAGCAACGTCCGGTCCCAACCAGCACTTGGCCCCACCACCAACCGGCTGCTTCGTCCTGGCCTCATCCTAGGGCAGATGCACCGGCACCGCAAACGTCCATGCCACAAACATACCCTCCTCCCCCGCCCCCGACGACCAACGGTCAGCGTCCTGTATCGTCCGCTGCCCAATCCGACGCGTCGGGTAATCACCAGAGCCTAAATTGTTTTCCAGCGCGTTGTCTTTGATATCTACGGCAGAGTATAATAGTAGACCTATGCTCGGTCCAATAGTAGATGTCCCAGCACAACCCCTTTTCTGTATGTATTGAGTCGTTACTGCACTGGTGCTTTTAATTGTAGCTCGTTCCTTCCCTCTTTTGTTAAATTCCCTTTTGGCTTCTATGAACCATCATTGTCGATAATTTTTATCCATATCGTTTATCCTGTATGTCTGGTTGACATTATCCATACCCTCGTTTCTTTTTGTGGAATTCATGTCCGTTGTTGTTTCGGTCTATCGGTATCATAGAACACTCGCTCCACACTTCGATTGTACCCTTGCTCTCTCTGGTTATCCTAGTTCCTGTCGTTTCAAGTTTTGTTCTTCACTGCTATAATGTACATTGGGTTGATCTTTGACATCACTTGGGCTGTGCTAAGCAGGGACTTCAGATCTCGAAAGAAAAAATATCCCCAACAGCTGTTCATATCCCGACGGTGCGTGCTCATGTACATCACCCAGGAACGTGCCACATTCCGGAACCGAAAAAAGTGAGCGCGATGTCTCTGTGAGTGCTTGTGGACGCGTCGCGTCGTGTCGAGAACGTGGTGGCTTGTTGTTGTGTTAGTGGCCCAAATCTAAAACTTGAGTTTAATTTTGTGAACGTGGATTGGTCGTGTGTGCATCGTCAACGTTGTGGCGAGCTTAAATTACGAGTGGCTCGTGTCTGTATGTCGATCTGCTTTTTTTCTCACCCTACAGAGCGGTTGATCCAACTCCTCCCCCCTCTCTATCCCCCGCCTCCTTGGAGGAATTTTCTTCACATTCTTGTCGTCGTCATTGTGAAAAACAATGTGCGTATGCACACTTCCATCGCATCAACACCCGAAGATCACACACAGAAGGACAAAAACACATCCGGGCCGGATGATGGCATAAGCCAAGACAAGAAATGGCAACATAAAAAACACACACACGCGCGCGCGCAATTACAACTCGTTTCGCTTTTTTTCTCTATTTATTTTTTCAGGATTATGCTATTTGTTTTACGTCGCGTGATGTTGTAATAGCGTAATGATAGTAAATGCTCACGGTGCTCGCGTGGTTGTGTCTGTGCGTATGAGGCGTAGCGCTCCTTTCGATGTCGAGATTGATTGCCGATTTGCAGGTAAGGTGtgtgggggagggggaggagaaCCACGTGTATCATAGTGCGCACCTGAGTGTGCCTTGTCTTGGTTTTTATAGTTTATGCGGGGAGAAGGTGTGGGGGTTATTCTAGGgtgtatgtatgcgcatgtatAATATTTTATCGAAGCGAATCGTCTTGGGCCAGTATATGTATTGTCACGTTCTATTCAGTGAAACGTTTCCTAAAATATCTTTCTTCTGTATTTATCGGCGGGGAGGGTCAGGAGTTTGTGAGCCGTACTGTTCTTCGGGGCTTCTTCGAGTCTGGAGAAGTGTGTGTCAAACGGCAAAGTACTGTACTTGTCCTCATGTGACCATGCGCATCGATACTATCGCAAGACATATGATTTCGTGTTGGGAGGTTCGCCGAATCAAGGAATGCAGCTTGATAGAAACGGGAGAGCTACTAGTGGCTTGATATTCCGTCTGCAAGAACGGTTTGACTCGTTTacaattgattggaatgatTGGAGGCGATGATTATGGGCTCATGGGAGTTGGTGAAATGCAATATATTgtcttgatttcagttcaattccTACTTAAGTGTACATTCTtatttcagtattttaaccttgtgCGGTGATGGAATGGGACTGAAATGTGGGAACGCCGTGGTAGGCCTTGTATATTGATAAGGAAGCTCCCTTGTCATTGTCCTGTGTTCCTCGGTGTTTGTGGCGAGGCGAGCACGGCATGAGTATCCTCATGACGGTGAATAAGAGTGATGACGAACACGACAAGAGCAATTGTGGCGACACCAACCACAACTCTGGCTACACTAGGGACTTTGCTATTGGTTTTAAGTGCTGATACATACACTGTCGCACGCATGAATGGTTTGTGACATCTACTTACTTTGTGCTTCCCGTAGGAATGGTATTACCATTAGACAGTTGTGCATAAACGCCACAAATCGTTATAATACATTCCCAGCAACAATTAACCTTTGTGCGGTTATCGATTGGCCGTCGTCATTTCTTGATCTGTTCTACAAGAGGCTACTGTAAACAACATGGTTGCGCCAGCCATTGAAACATTGCTTCCTATGTGTATCGTTGATACTATCTTATCTGAGAGTATCCCAAAAAGTCTTTTAGGTACGAGGTGTCTGTTGAAATCCATACGCTTATGTACTGTCAACTTTAGAGCTGCCGGCGGCATTTGGTGTTGACAGCTTTAAATTTTCTATGAAACTGAATGCTTGATAGTATATCCTCACCATTAGTGTACGAGCTTGTGTGGGAGTCTATTGTAAAAACTTGTGGTTCGGTTGGATAGAGCGTAAGGGTGCTAAAATCGGTGGACTTATCTGTATCGAAATAGCTTGTTTTTCGTTGGTGCTGTAAGCTCGGGATCAGTCTTATGCCGTCAATAAAACAGCGTTCATAAAAAACAAGTCGTGCTCAGGTCGGTTATTATAAAGCCAAGGATCGAGGGGCGGCAAGTGGTTCAGTTTGCATTAAACAACCCCTGTTTCAGGTAACTATTGTTAAGAAGGGTACAACTAGGTATCCAGTCAGCCGTGTGAGCCCGCACCAGCTTAACTATCGGATTTGCATTGAATGAAGCGTACAACAGGGTGAAAATATCCAACAGACGAATGTATTGTTGACTCTATAGAGGAAGATTCATACAGGACTTGAATGGCTATCCAATAATACCAATGTATAGACGAATCAATTACCTCATGATGAACCGTATTCGAATTGTGCCTAGAAGCTGGCCACGCTAGAAGGAGTCAATTCAAGACAATTCCAAGCGACGTCAAGTGGATATCACTCTTGCTCTGACCAGGGTGGACGAAGGAGGTATTATTGTCGGTAATAGTTTACAATATCTTGttttcggcgcttatttgacTCACAAAGTGTGTATCACGTGTTGAATTTGACTTGTCTCTGCTCGACGTCAACCATGGGCCGCTCACGTTCTCGCTCTCCTACTAGGCATTCTTCATCCCGACGGGATAGGTCGACGGAGCATGATAGGGAGCGAGACTCTAAAAAATCTCGGCGACATGATGATTATGACAGCGATTCACGACGGAAACGTCACAGGAGCCGGAGTCGGGAGAAGGAGGACCGTGAGCGAGATAGGCACCGCTCGAAAAAGACCAGAAGTCGGAGCCGAAGCAAAGAGCGTGACCGTGATCGGAAAGAAAAGTGAGTGTTTCATCTTCTCGAGAAGCTTGCTCAATGCCGATTAATGCTTGGTAGAAAGCGAGACAGGTCATCCGAGCGAGCTGCTCGCAAGGCGGATAAACGCCGTGAAAGGGAAGAGTTGGGCGCATCGCTCCCCA is a genomic window containing:
- a CDS encoding diphthamide biosynthesis protein, with the protein product MSTEPGPAESSPTPTTGTSKPKPKLNPSTNASPNPKPRKRFVGRTSKPGAAGTLSGTIANQIPESILRDPLLQAAADQLPRNYSFEIHKTVHHVRKNGAKMVALQMPEGLQMYACTVADIIESADRYHNDQDIYIFVEIAIDSEHLTNTIRMNFPSSRHTFRERLLTDEHIPTGEKIHSGKPALAIEAAPEDTKGKSKAPEEDQPTRLALVSTIQFVAAVQRLKDDFDDPSLKAAESGRDPRMHGSKVVQRRRCTGLCGDGRFHLEAMMIANPAVPAFRYDPYSKKLTRERYDHAEMREVRAQAVRTATQSLSSSLDTAGRWGVILGYTAPVTDFAAHGPLRPDPALGALAGQAGVFRASHFGVVQTSCPRLSIDWGPADAPDAHDAYRYDDRPAGAYDQYNGGSPNYQAQSPLPGAAHPPPPPPPPQEYPPSTGTSPHTPAQLPGHPHAPPPPHPAYHDVAAPGYHPAPSALYSASTYGNLNGQGLDPAELPNDLSALADAHPGQKPPYPYSTIIRYAIQGSPRQRLTLSELYDYGSPQGVDGRTRYGNLSLNRCFEKVPRPITEPGKGSYWTVNLNGPEGTRRVRNDAGSQGPSATDTASPSAPTPSPPPPITGANSSPLPPPGQNGYPSNWSNENERWQQQHTPTPQPPPPPGQNGYLQYPPVARIATLPTRLILCSLIANRRVDIPSSNVRSQPALGPTTNRLLRPGLILGQMHRHRKRPCHKHTLLPRPRRPTVSVLYRPLPNPTRRVITRA